A single Drosophila ananassae strain 14024-0371.13 chromosome 3L, ASM1763931v2, whole genome shotgun sequence DNA region contains:
- the LOC6494627 gene encoding coronin-1C-A isoform X1 codes for MSFRVVRSSKFRHVYGQALKREQCYDNIRVSKSSWDSTFCAVNPKFLAIIVESAGGGAFIVLPHNKVGRIAADHPLVGGHKGPVLDIAWCPHNDNVIASGSEDCVVKVWQIPDGGLSRTLTEPVVDLFLHQRRVGLVLWHPSALNVLLSAGSDNQVVIWNVGTGEILVHISSHPDIVYSACFNWDGSKLVTTCKDKKIRIYDPRTGDLESEAMCHEGSKATRAIFLRHGLIFTTGFNRSSERQYSLRAPDALNEPIVMVELDTSNGVMFPLYDADTNLIYLCGKGDSVIRYFEVTPEPPFVHYINTFQTTEPQRGIGLMPKRGCDVTTCEVAKFYRMNNNGLCQVISMTVPRKSDLFQEDLYPDTLAEDAAISAEEWIDGKDADPITFSLKDRVSIVQGGYVSSSASKSLSVNKKANILNKPRGGGGSSGAGSSSAGGNHSSANNNEASEGGPPAAVLSEKDLRNIQDEIRKLKAIIVKQENRIRALEAKANAGNGDETDARNKNGSGSAAPAASAASDSHANESANDHASTSTGTAQDED; via the exons ATGTCGTTTCGCGTTGTACGCAGCTCCAAGTTCCGTCACGTCTACGGCCAGGCCCTCAAGAGGGAGCAGTGCTATGACAACATTCGGGTCTCCAAGTCCAGCTGGGACTCCACATTCTGTGCCGTCAATCCAAAGTTCCTGGCCATCATTGTGGAGTCGGCGGGCGGCGGTGCCTTCATCGTCTTGCCCCACAACAAA GTTGGACGCATTGCGGCTGACCATCCACTGGTGGGCGGACACAAGGGTCCAGTGCTGGACATAGCCTGGTGCCCGCACAACGACAATGTGATCGCCTCCGGCTCAGAGGACTGTGTGGTGAAGGTGTGGCAGATTCCCGATGGAGGACTGTCCCGCACGTTGACCGAGCCCGTCGTGGATCTGTTCTTGCACCAGCGTCGCGTGGGCCTCGTCCTGTGGCATCCTTCGGCTCTCAACGTCCTGCTCTCCGCCGGCTCTGACAATCAG GTGGTCATCTGGAACGTGGGCACTGGCGAGATTCTCGTGCACATCTCTTCGCATCCGGACATCGTGTACAGCGCTTGCTTCAACTGGGACGGCTCCAAGCTGGTCACAACCTGCAAGGACAAGAAGATCCGCATCTACGACCCGCGCACCGGTGACTTGGAAAGCGAGGCCATGTGCCACGAAGGCTCGAAGGCCACACGAGCTATTTTCCTGCGTCATGGCCTGATCTTCACGACGGGCTTCAACCGAAGCTCCGAGCGCCAATACTCGCTGCGCGCCCCAGACGCTCTCAACGAGCCCATCGTCATGGTGGAGCTGGACACGTCCAATGGCGTCATGTTCCCGCTATACGATGCCGACACGAACCTGATCTACCTCTGCGGCAAGGGTGACTCGGTTATTAGGTACTTTGAG GTGACGCCCGAGCCTCCGTTCGTGCACTACATCAACACATTTCAGACGACAGAACCGCAGAGAGGCATTGGCCTGATGCCCAAGCGCGGCTGTGACGTGACCACCTGCGAAGTGGCCAAGTTCTATCGCATGAACAACAACGGTCTGTGCCAGGTCATCTCCATGACAGTGCCCCGCAAATCGGATCTCTTCCAGGAGGATCTCTATCCCGACACCCTGGCGGAGGATGCCGCCATCAGTGCCGAGGAGTGGATCGACGGCAAGGACGCGGACCCCATCACATTCTCGCTCAAA GATCGCGTCTCTATTGTGCAGGGTGGCTACGTCTCCTCGTCGGCCAGCAAGTCGCTGTCGGTGAACAAGAAGGCCAACATTCTGAACAAGCCGCGCGGCGGTGGCGGCAGCTCTGGAGCGGGGAGCAGCAGTGCGGGCGGCAACCATTCGTCCGCCAACAACAACGAGGCTAGCGAGGGCGGACCGCCGGCAGCGGTTCTATCA GAAAAGGATCTGCGAAACATCCAGGACGAAATACGCAAGCTGAAGGCAATCATCGTCAAGCAGGAGAACCGTATCCGTGCCCTGGAAGCCAAGGCTAATGCCGGAAACGGGGACGAGACGGACGCGCGCAACAAGAATGGAAGCGGATCTGCAGCGCCGGCGGCATCCGCGGCCTCCGACAGCCACGCCAACGAAAGTGCCAACGACCATGCGTCCACGTCAACAGGAACGGCACAGGACGAGGACTAG
- the LOC6494627 gene encoding coronin-1C-A isoform X2, with translation MSFRVVRSSKFRHVYGQALKREQCYDNIRVSKSSWDSTFCAVNPKFLAIIVESAGGGAFIVLPHNKVGRIAADHPLVGGHKGPVLDIAWCPHNDNVIASGSEDCVVKVWQIPDGGLSRTLTEPVVDLFLHQRRVGLVLWHPSALNVLLSAGSDNQVVIWNVGTGEILVHISSHPDIVYSACFNWDGSKLVTTCKDKKIRIYDPRTGDLESEAMCHEGSKATRAIFLRHGLIFTTGFNRSSERQYSLRAPDALNEPIVMVELDTSNGVMFPLYDADTNLIYLCGKGDSVIRYFEVTPEPPFVHYINTFQTTEPQRGIGLMPKRGCDVTTCEVAKFYRMNNNGLCQVISMTVPRKSDLFQEDLYPDTLAEDAAISAEEWIDGKDADPITFSLKGGYVSSSASKSLSVNKKANILNKPRGGGGSSGAGSSSAGGNHSSANNNEASEGGPPAAVLSEKDLRNIQDEIRKLKAIIVKQENRIRALEAKANAGNGDETDARNKNGSGSAAPAASAASDSHANESANDHASTSTGTAQDED, from the exons ATGTCGTTTCGCGTTGTACGCAGCTCCAAGTTCCGTCACGTCTACGGCCAGGCCCTCAAGAGGGAGCAGTGCTATGACAACATTCGGGTCTCCAAGTCCAGCTGGGACTCCACATTCTGTGCCGTCAATCCAAAGTTCCTGGCCATCATTGTGGAGTCGGCGGGCGGCGGTGCCTTCATCGTCTTGCCCCACAACAAA GTTGGACGCATTGCGGCTGACCATCCACTGGTGGGCGGACACAAGGGTCCAGTGCTGGACATAGCCTGGTGCCCGCACAACGACAATGTGATCGCCTCCGGCTCAGAGGACTGTGTGGTGAAGGTGTGGCAGATTCCCGATGGAGGACTGTCCCGCACGTTGACCGAGCCCGTCGTGGATCTGTTCTTGCACCAGCGTCGCGTGGGCCTCGTCCTGTGGCATCCTTCGGCTCTCAACGTCCTGCTCTCCGCCGGCTCTGACAATCAG GTGGTCATCTGGAACGTGGGCACTGGCGAGATTCTCGTGCACATCTCTTCGCATCCGGACATCGTGTACAGCGCTTGCTTCAACTGGGACGGCTCCAAGCTGGTCACAACCTGCAAGGACAAGAAGATCCGCATCTACGACCCGCGCACCGGTGACTTGGAAAGCGAGGCCATGTGCCACGAAGGCTCGAAGGCCACACGAGCTATTTTCCTGCGTCATGGCCTGATCTTCACGACGGGCTTCAACCGAAGCTCCGAGCGCCAATACTCGCTGCGCGCCCCAGACGCTCTCAACGAGCCCATCGTCATGGTGGAGCTGGACACGTCCAATGGCGTCATGTTCCCGCTATACGATGCCGACACGAACCTGATCTACCTCTGCGGCAAGGGTGACTCGGTTATTAGGTACTTTGAG GTGACGCCCGAGCCTCCGTTCGTGCACTACATCAACACATTTCAGACGACAGAACCGCAGAGAGGCATTGGCCTGATGCCCAAGCGCGGCTGTGACGTGACCACCTGCGAAGTGGCCAAGTTCTATCGCATGAACAACAACGGTCTGTGCCAGGTCATCTCCATGACAGTGCCCCGCAAATCGGATCTCTTCCAGGAGGATCTCTATCCCGACACCCTGGCGGAGGATGCCGCCATCAGTGCCGAGGAGTGGATCGACGGCAAGGACGCGGACCCCATCACATTCTCGCTCAAA GGTGGCTACGTCTCCTCGTCGGCCAGCAAGTCGCTGTCGGTGAACAAGAAGGCCAACATTCTGAACAAGCCGCGCGGCGGTGGCGGCAGCTCTGGAGCGGGGAGCAGCAGTGCGGGCGGCAACCATTCGTCCGCCAACAACAACGAGGCTAGCGAGGGCGGACCGCCGGCAGCGGTTCTATCA GAAAAGGATCTGCGAAACATCCAGGACGAAATACGCAAGCTGAAGGCAATCATCGTCAAGCAGGAGAACCGTATCCGTGCCCTGGAAGCCAAGGCTAATGCCGGAAACGGGGACGAGACGGACGCGCGCAACAAGAATGGAAGCGGATCTGCAGCGCCGGCGGCATCCGCGGCCTCCGACAGCCACGCCAACGAAAGTGCCAACGACCATGCGTCCACGTCAACAGGAACGGCACAGGACGAGGACTAG
- the LOC6494626 gene encoding nose resistant to fluoxetine protein 6 isoform X1, which yields MLHWWTSVILLSWFSVSQANFSSGLFNLTVYKQMPALYQLDDFDLCQDTISGVYCLAYVEIKPNSSSDLWQLIEEVSSDSKHRFRHDHVFRGVCLERCLDSILSADDATVFQPEDVQDVELSSYYNKVHLRRGDAEERLLYNELVNTCLNLEFGQKYELQVQSLIEYCEKADEPLDQDALDLVFYILMTSILMLTILSTYYDYQLSSSSLQQDLSFYQVPLKSSRQILLTSFSLSRNYYRLIQPHSSNFSRDVSFFDGFRVIGVLMVILGHTLMVFTTVPIHNPEFYEQFLFKFETSIFQNGSLVIQIFFVMSGFLLFVNFTDRQLVNPQTSTLNCISAYFRVFFYRYFRLLPSLLAVILFNATLLVRLQDGPFWRHMADGERVFCRVNWWKNVFFVTNHMLEDSCSHQTWYLGADMQLFELFLIVIVITKKHPKLTKPIYIILLLLAFVVPAVLTYILELDAIYHLRPETYRYLYFRHSDTFYQMYPPFYTNLGGYLFGFLCGHLYINQRSSTAVLRGKLRYELGMWLLVPAILGVLLSGYVFIRHDFAKPSLWLALYAGLHKNLWVLICSGFVFLMCCKVGGMAYAFCTLPVFRPLARISFQAFLWHIVVLRVVVGGIRQPVYVTSLFVICNVLSVFILTLIVSAVQAVLLEYPLGEVLRCLLKQEKVKKEVNSEIQMGRAQSAA from the exons ATGCTCCACTGGTGGACGTCAGTGATTCTGCTGTCATGGTTCTCGGTGAGCCAGGCCAACTTTTCATCGGGTTTATTCAACT TGACGGTTTATAAGCAAATGCCCGCCCTTTACCAACTGGACGACTTCGACCTCTGCCAGGACACGATCTCCGGCGTGTACTGCCTAGCTTACGTTGAAATTAAACCGAATTCCAGCTCAGATCTTTGGCAGCTAATCGAAGAGGTCTCCTCGGATTCAAAACATCGCTTTCGTCATGATCACGTCTTCCGAGGAGTGTGCCTAGAAAGATGCCTAGATAGTATCCTTTCAGCTGACGATGCTACTGTCTTTCAACCAGAAGATGTCCAGGACGTAGAGCTTAGCTCCTACTATAACAAGGTACACCTACGACGTGGCGATGCCGAGGAGCGCCTGCTCTACAATGAACTGGTTAATACGTGTTTAAATCTTGAGTTTGGGCAGAAGTATGAGCTGCAAGTCCAAAGTCTCATTGAATATTGTGAGAAGGCGGATGAGCCTTTGGATCAAG ATGCTCTGGATCTTGTATTTTACATTCTTATGACCTCCATCCTGATGCTCACTATTCTTTCGACCTATTACGATTACCAGCTAAGTTCTTCGAGTTTGCAGCAGGACCTTAGCTTCTACCAAGTTCCTTTAAAGAGCAGCA GGCAGATTCTACTCACCTCCTTCTCTCTGAGCCGCAACTACTATCGCCTAATACAGCCCCATTCCAGCAACTTCTCTCGTGATGTCAGCTTCTTTGATGGTTTTCGCGTCATCGGAGTTCTTATGGTGATTTTGGGTCACACATTGATGGTCTTCACGACGGTTCCAATCCATAATCCAGAGTTCTACGAGCAGTTCCTGTTCAAGTTTGAGACATCAATCTTTCAGAATGGCAGCTTGGTCATCCAAATATTCTTTGTCATGAGCGGTTTTCTACTTTTTGTGAACTTTACGGATCGGCAACTGGTTAACCCACAAACCAGCACTCTCAATTGCATTTCCGCGTACTTTCGTGTGTTTTTCTACAGATATTTTAGGCTCCTGCCATCGCTCCTAGCAGTGATCCTTTTTAACGCCACTTTATTAGTGCGTCTCCAGGACGGACCCTTCTGGCGGCACATGGCCGATGGAGAGCGTGTCTTCTGCCGCGTTAATTGGTGGAAAAACGTCTTCTTTGTGACGAATCATATGCTGGAAGATAGT TGCTCGCATCAAACGTGGTATTTGGGAGCTGACATGCAGCTTTTCGAGCTCTTTCTGATTGTGATTGTTATTACCAAGAA ACACCCAAAACTAACAAAACCCATCTACATAATACTACTGCTGCTCGCGTTTGTGGTTCCTGCAGTTTTGACTTACATCCTGGAGCTGGACGCAATATACCATCTACGACCGGA GACATATCGCTACTTGTACTTCCGGCATTCGGATACCTTCTACCAGATGTATCCACCTTTCTACACCAATCTTGGCGGCTACCTCTTTGGATTCCTATGCGGTCATCTCTACATCAACCAGCGTTCCTCTACGGCCGTCCTCCGAGGGAAGCTGAGGTATGAGCTGGGCATGTGGCTGCTTGTACCGGCCATCCTGGGTGTTCTACTTTCCGGCTATGTGTTCATCCGTCATGACTTTGCCAAGCCATCGTTGTGGTTGGCCTTGTACGCGGGTCTACATAAGAACCTGTGGGTCCTTATTTGTTCCGGATTTGTGTTTCTCATGTGCTGCAAAGTAGGAG GCATGGCCTACGCCTTTTGTACCTTGCCTGTGTTTCGACCTCTGGCCAGGATTTCCTTTCAGGCCTTTCTTTGGCATATCGTCGTACTTCGCGTGGTGGTCGGTGGCATCCGGCAACCAGTATATGTCACAAGTCTATTTGTG ATTTGTAATGTCCtaagtgtttttattttaacactCATCGTTTCTGCGGTTCAGGCTGTTCTACTAGAATATCCACTGGGAGAGGTGTTGCGCTGTCTCCTGAAACAGGAAAAAG TTAAAAAGGAAGTTAATTCAGAAATTCAAATGGGACGCGCGCAGTCAGCTGCTTAG
- the LOC6494626 gene encoding nose resistant to fluoxetine protein 6 isoform X3, giving the protein MLHWWTSVILLSWFSVSQANFSSGLFNLTVYKQMPALYQLDDFDLCQDTISGVYCLAYVEIKPNSSSDLWQLIEEVSSDSKHRFRHDHVFRGVCLERCLDSILSADDATVFQPEDVQDVELSSYYNKVHLRRGDAEERLLYNELVNTCLNLEFGQKYELQVQSLIEYCEKADEPLDQDALDLVFYILMTSILMLTILSTYYDYQLSSSSLQQDLSFYQVPLKSSRQILLTSFSLSRNYYRLIQPHSSNFSRDVSFFDGFRVIGVLMVILGHTLMVFTTVPIHNPEFYEQFLFKFETSIFQNGSLVIQIFFVMSGFLLFVNFTDRQLVNPQTSTLNCISAYFRVFFYRYFRLLPSLLAVILFNATLLVRLQDGPFWRHMADGERVFCRVNWWKNVFFVTNHMLEDSCSHQTWYLGADMQLFELFLIVIVITKKHPKLTKPIYIILLLLAFVVPAVLTYILELDAIYHLRPETYRYLYFRHSDTFYQMYPPFYTNLGGYLFGFLCGHLYINQRSSTAVLRGKLRYELGMWLLVPAILGVLLSGYVFIRHDFAKPSLWLALYAGLHKNLWVLICSGFVFLMCCKVGGMAYAFCTLPVFRPLARISFQAFLWHIVVLRVVVGGIRQPVYVTSLFVVSQWSLLRFYRNCNVKSHSDL; this is encoded by the exons ATGCTCCACTGGTGGACGTCAGTGATTCTGCTGTCATGGTTCTCGGTGAGCCAGGCCAACTTTTCATCGGGTTTATTCAACT TGACGGTTTATAAGCAAATGCCCGCCCTTTACCAACTGGACGACTTCGACCTCTGCCAGGACACGATCTCCGGCGTGTACTGCCTAGCTTACGTTGAAATTAAACCGAATTCCAGCTCAGATCTTTGGCAGCTAATCGAAGAGGTCTCCTCGGATTCAAAACATCGCTTTCGTCATGATCACGTCTTCCGAGGAGTGTGCCTAGAAAGATGCCTAGATAGTATCCTTTCAGCTGACGATGCTACTGTCTTTCAACCAGAAGATGTCCAGGACGTAGAGCTTAGCTCCTACTATAACAAGGTACACCTACGACGTGGCGATGCCGAGGAGCGCCTGCTCTACAATGAACTGGTTAATACGTGTTTAAATCTTGAGTTTGGGCAGAAGTATGAGCTGCAAGTCCAAAGTCTCATTGAATATTGTGAGAAGGCGGATGAGCCTTTGGATCAAG ATGCTCTGGATCTTGTATTTTACATTCTTATGACCTCCATCCTGATGCTCACTATTCTTTCGACCTATTACGATTACCAGCTAAGTTCTTCGAGTTTGCAGCAGGACCTTAGCTTCTACCAAGTTCCTTTAAAGAGCAGCA GGCAGATTCTACTCACCTCCTTCTCTCTGAGCCGCAACTACTATCGCCTAATACAGCCCCATTCCAGCAACTTCTCTCGTGATGTCAGCTTCTTTGATGGTTTTCGCGTCATCGGAGTTCTTATGGTGATTTTGGGTCACACATTGATGGTCTTCACGACGGTTCCAATCCATAATCCAGAGTTCTACGAGCAGTTCCTGTTCAAGTTTGAGACATCAATCTTTCAGAATGGCAGCTTGGTCATCCAAATATTCTTTGTCATGAGCGGTTTTCTACTTTTTGTGAACTTTACGGATCGGCAACTGGTTAACCCACAAACCAGCACTCTCAATTGCATTTCCGCGTACTTTCGTGTGTTTTTCTACAGATATTTTAGGCTCCTGCCATCGCTCCTAGCAGTGATCCTTTTTAACGCCACTTTATTAGTGCGTCTCCAGGACGGACCCTTCTGGCGGCACATGGCCGATGGAGAGCGTGTCTTCTGCCGCGTTAATTGGTGGAAAAACGTCTTCTTTGTGACGAATCATATGCTGGAAGATAGT TGCTCGCATCAAACGTGGTATTTGGGAGCTGACATGCAGCTTTTCGAGCTCTTTCTGATTGTGATTGTTATTACCAAGAA ACACCCAAAACTAACAAAACCCATCTACATAATACTACTGCTGCTCGCGTTTGTGGTTCCTGCAGTTTTGACTTACATCCTGGAGCTGGACGCAATATACCATCTACGACCGGA GACATATCGCTACTTGTACTTCCGGCATTCGGATACCTTCTACCAGATGTATCCACCTTTCTACACCAATCTTGGCGGCTACCTCTTTGGATTCCTATGCGGTCATCTCTACATCAACCAGCGTTCCTCTACGGCCGTCCTCCGAGGGAAGCTGAGGTATGAGCTGGGCATGTGGCTGCTTGTACCGGCCATCCTGGGTGTTCTACTTTCCGGCTATGTGTTCATCCGTCATGACTTTGCCAAGCCATCGTTGTGGTTGGCCTTGTACGCGGGTCTACATAAGAACCTGTGGGTCCTTATTTGTTCCGGATTTGTGTTTCTCATGTGCTGCAAAGTAGGAG GCATGGCCTACGCCTTTTGTACCTTGCCTGTGTTTCGACCTCTGGCCAGGATTTCCTTTCAGGCCTTTCTTTGGCATATCGTCGTACTTCGCGTGGTGGTCGGTGGCATCCGGCAACCAGTATATGTCACAAGTCTATTTGTGGTAAGCCAATGGTCTCTTTTACGTTTTTATCGCAATTGTAATGTAAAATCCCATTCAGATTTGTAA
- the LOC6494626 gene encoding nose resistant to fluoxetine protein 6 isoform X2 codes for MFIVVGNSQDFLNVVTVYKQMPALYQLDDFDLCQDTISGVYCLAYVEIKPNSSSDLWQLIEEVSSDSKHRFRHDHVFRGVCLERCLDSILSADDATVFQPEDVQDVELSSYYNKVHLRRGDAEERLLYNELVNTCLNLEFGQKYELQVQSLIEYCEKADEPLDQDALDLVFYILMTSILMLTILSTYYDYQLSSSSLQQDLSFYQVPLKSSRQILLTSFSLSRNYYRLIQPHSSNFSRDVSFFDGFRVIGVLMVILGHTLMVFTTVPIHNPEFYEQFLFKFETSIFQNGSLVIQIFFVMSGFLLFVNFTDRQLVNPQTSTLNCISAYFRVFFYRYFRLLPSLLAVILFNATLLVRLQDGPFWRHMADGERVFCRVNWWKNVFFVTNHMLEDSCSHQTWYLGADMQLFELFLIVIVITKKHPKLTKPIYIILLLLAFVVPAVLTYILELDAIYHLRPETYRYLYFRHSDTFYQMYPPFYTNLGGYLFGFLCGHLYINQRSSTAVLRGKLRYELGMWLLVPAILGVLLSGYVFIRHDFAKPSLWLALYAGLHKNLWVLICSGFVFLMCCKVGGMAYAFCTLPVFRPLARISFQAFLWHIVVLRVVVGGIRQPVYVTSLFVICNVLSVFILTLIVSAVQAVLLEYPLGEVLRCLLKQEKVKKEVNSEIQMGRAQSAA; via the exons ATGTTCATTGTGGTGGGTAACTCACAGGACTTTCTGAACGTAGTGACGGTTTATAAGCAAATGCCCGCCCTTTACCAACTGGACGACTTCGACCTCTGCCAGGACACGATCTCCGGCGTGTACTGCCTAGCTTACGTTGAAATTAAACCGAATTCCAGCTCAGATCTTTGGCAGCTAATCGAAGAGGTCTCCTCGGATTCAAAACATCGCTTTCGTCATGATCACGTCTTCCGAGGAGTGTGCCTAGAAAGATGCCTAGATAGTATCCTTTCAGCTGACGATGCTACTGTCTTTCAACCAGAAGATGTCCAGGACGTAGAGCTTAGCTCCTACTATAACAAGGTACACCTACGACGTGGCGATGCCGAGGAGCGCCTGCTCTACAATGAACTGGTTAATACGTGTTTAAATCTTGAGTTTGGGCAGAAGTATGAGCTGCAAGTCCAAAGTCTCATTGAATATTGTGAGAAGGCGGATGAGCCTTTGGATCAAG ATGCTCTGGATCTTGTATTTTACATTCTTATGACCTCCATCCTGATGCTCACTATTCTTTCGACCTATTACGATTACCAGCTAAGTTCTTCGAGTTTGCAGCAGGACCTTAGCTTCTACCAAGTTCCTTTAAAGAGCAGCA GGCAGATTCTACTCACCTCCTTCTCTCTGAGCCGCAACTACTATCGCCTAATACAGCCCCATTCCAGCAACTTCTCTCGTGATGTCAGCTTCTTTGATGGTTTTCGCGTCATCGGAGTTCTTATGGTGATTTTGGGTCACACATTGATGGTCTTCACGACGGTTCCAATCCATAATCCAGAGTTCTACGAGCAGTTCCTGTTCAAGTTTGAGACATCAATCTTTCAGAATGGCAGCTTGGTCATCCAAATATTCTTTGTCATGAGCGGTTTTCTACTTTTTGTGAACTTTACGGATCGGCAACTGGTTAACCCACAAACCAGCACTCTCAATTGCATTTCCGCGTACTTTCGTGTGTTTTTCTACAGATATTTTAGGCTCCTGCCATCGCTCCTAGCAGTGATCCTTTTTAACGCCACTTTATTAGTGCGTCTCCAGGACGGACCCTTCTGGCGGCACATGGCCGATGGAGAGCGTGTCTTCTGCCGCGTTAATTGGTGGAAAAACGTCTTCTTTGTGACGAATCATATGCTGGAAGATAGT TGCTCGCATCAAACGTGGTATTTGGGAGCTGACATGCAGCTTTTCGAGCTCTTTCTGATTGTGATTGTTATTACCAAGAA ACACCCAAAACTAACAAAACCCATCTACATAATACTACTGCTGCTCGCGTTTGTGGTTCCTGCAGTTTTGACTTACATCCTGGAGCTGGACGCAATATACCATCTACGACCGGA GACATATCGCTACTTGTACTTCCGGCATTCGGATACCTTCTACCAGATGTATCCACCTTTCTACACCAATCTTGGCGGCTACCTCTTTGGATTCCTATGCGGTCATCTCTACATCAACCAGCGTTCCTCTACGGCCGTCCTCCGAGGGAAGCTGAGGTATGAGCTGGGCATGTGGCTGCTTGTACCGGCCATCCTGGGTGTTCTACTTTCCGGCTATGTGTTCATCCGTCATGACTTTGCCAAGCCATCGTTGTGGTTGGCCTTGTACGCGGGTCTACATAAGAACCTGTGGGTCCTTATTTGTTCCGGATTTGTGTTTCTCATGTGCTGCAAAGTAGGAG GCATGGCCTACGCCTTTTGTACCTTGCCTGTGTTTCGACCTCTGGCCAGGATTTCCTTTCAGGCCTTTCTTTGGCATATCGTCGTACTTCGCGTGGTGGTCGGTGGCATCCGGCAACCAGTATATGTCACAAGTCTATTTGTG ATTTGTAATGTCCtaagtgtttttattttaacactCATCGTTTCTGCGGTTCAGGCTGTTCTACTAGAATATCCACTGGGAGAGGTGTTGCGCTGTCTCCTGAAACAGGAAAAAG TTAAAAAGGAAGTTAATTCAGAAATTCAAATGGGACGCGCGCAGTCAGCTGCTTAG